The Pungitius pungitius chromosome 14, fPunPun2.1, whole genome shotgun sequence genome contains the following window.
AGGCACACTGGGATTTGTACCAAGCGAGCTCAGTAAAATAAAGGTcaatataaaaacatgaattagtTGCAATGATGGCAGGAGCATGTCATTAGCAGCTTCCGGTGGACTACTTACCTTAACTTGGAGGGGTAACGTAGTCTCGTAACTTGTGTCTAAAGAGTCTTCCTCTCCACCCAGCATCACGTGAAAAAGGGACGACTCAAATAGGGGGCGACCAATATTCCATGACTCTTCAGCATCACCTTCCAAAGTCTCCACATGAAGGTTTTGAGCCTCCAACACCGGCACACTTACAGCATGAGACACATTGTTTTGCAGTGCGTCGCTAGTCTGACTTTCGCTGCTTTCTGCGTTGCCAAAGGCATCGAGACACAAGAGGTCTTCAGTATTGCAGTCAAAAGCAGATGCAAGATTTAAGGGGACATTGTCACACCTCAAACTGTGTGGTACAGATCCCTCATCAACCCCTCGCCGTGTGGAGGACCCACACGCCAAATGTGGAGAGTGTACCCGGGAACATGCACGTTCTTTAATCTCAATCTTAATAGTTTGTGGCTCATTTAACAGAGCAGGCGTGGGGACGGCTAACGGTGACAGAGAGTCATCTGTTGCAGGAGGGCTGTTGTAGTCCATGAAACACCCAAGGTCTGGGGACAAATCCTTTGGACTACACAGTTTTTTCGCTGGAGTCTCATAGCCATCATCGGAACTCAAATtctgtaattttctttttttggcactGTTGTTTACCACGTCGACTGTATAATTCATGAAAGGATTTGAGGACTCTCTCTGTTGTAGACTGGCCTCCTGCTTACGC
Protein-coding sequences here:
- the LOC119228054 gene encoding S100P-binding protein-like, encoding MDKITALATNRSNRFDRPKPLRPLSIYSRMVLRKQEASLQQRESSNPFMNYTVDVVNNSAKKRKLQNLSSDDGYETPAKKLCSPKDLSPDLGCFMDYNSPPATDDSLSPLAVPTPALLNEPQTIKIEIKERACSRVHSPHLACGSSTRRGVDEGSVPHSLRCDNVPLNLASAFDCNTEDLLCLDAFGNAESSESQTSDALQNNVSHAVSVPVLEAQNLHVETLEGDAEESWNIGRPLFESSLFHVMLGGEEDSLDTSYETTLPLQVKVKSVVVAPGQQTSSSKAAAPPVKERPAQPNEPSPHEKRHFETARSCAAAGNIRPVIFDRERDLEHQKNLYVHSVTRHMKEHQGSNQVMTELVNLMNHVADQRPVTRGRGWQHPSDLTRRNYQERFGNVIPKMTLREWYSQKNPQKKRFAKIPAFFQRSQFP